The genomic stretch AGGTAGCAAGCAGCGGAGAAAAGACGAGGAATTGAGAGACATACTCAACGATTGCcacgagcggcatggcgagaacgtccccccagcaacagaggctacAGCGAtgcctgccgctgtacaggcccagatagatgccctcaaccaggtagtgcaacagctggtcgggggaaggacatcttatatcgaccacgataggaggaaaggcactcctttcgtacagaggatagctaatgcagaaactccaagcaagttcaaaatgcctacgcttccaaactttgacgggtacggagacccggtatctcatgtcaataaatttgagatacagatggatattcagaaagcGTTCGAAGACGCTCAGTGcaagatcttccctgcaacactttctgaagccgcgcaggaatggttttttaagttccctcctgcaaggatagtttcctgggaaatgttcgtaagggagttttacggacaattctatgcaggtcgtgtgcatccgaccgaagcaaaccagctggttgaaattctccagcaggatggagaatcagtgaaagactacatccatcgctttatgcgagcagcagctggagcaaaaatgaTGGGacacgaaggaaaaatgatggccataaccgcaggggttaggcgtcgctcccctctctggaaaagccttcgaaaggaaggagtaagaactacccaggaattcttggaccggactgatcgttacatcaagctcgaagatgccattgttgacgatggaaagccttctggcAAGGATAAGAGAGCAGCTGAGcctgccaatgggtccaaacctaacggcaacgacaaaggcaacgggaacggcaacgacaatggcaagaatggtggaaaacgaccgtataacgagccttccacctccgacaataaacgagcaaagggtaaccgttatgaacctcgattcactaactacactgccctcgttgagtctcggggagaggtttatcaggccacaagctctagtgtgccttataaaaaacctggccccatttgaaaggatatttcgaagagggacactaccaagttctgtcgttaccaaaacgactacggacatgacaccaacgaatgcaaccagctgaaagacgatatcgagttccttattagacaaggacacttgagaagatacgtatggGCCTCGGGgaattcccaatgagaagctccgggtagcaacgaccAGGcgtccacgcgccaacgctcgccatccttacagcctgcccccgtgaccgGCACCttattgaccatttgtggaggctcgcacctcgcgggaaatagtggaaaggccagggaacgatatgcttggactctgcgccatgaccaggacatcgagatgatgactgtggaggaccgtgcaccaaaaaaggcttggtcagaggaaggtgaaataaccttctctgatagcgatgcccaacacgtccggttcccacattccgatccgctggttgtggacatccaaatggccaacatgatggtgaaaagagtgttggtcgatacaggaagttcggtgaatatcctgtataagtcttcgctggaatgcatgaaactgtccgttaaggacctggagccctgcaaccaaatgatatacggcttctctggagaaggactcgccctgccggattgatcaaactaccagtgacaacaggtacaacgcctgtaacaaggacattactcgccacttttgtagtggtcgattgtccttcggcgtacaatgccgtcattgggagtcctatactagttgatctacaggtcgtcatctctatgtggcacttggccatgaagttcccaacagacgcaggggtaggacgcgtgttggggaaccagagggaagccagggagtgctacaacgcctcaatcacaaaggcgaagaatggaacgccgaagagcactacctcagataagttgcagatggcggttgatacacaagcccaatccggtgatggagtcaccaaatagggtgttgcccaaagtgaggatagagatctagatcctcgctttggggattttgaagaaaacgttggacccgtcgagaacctggaggaggtccaactcgacgaaaaagacccgaccagagtagtaaaggtcgggaaaaacctagagcccaccacgaagcacgcactggtggaatttttgcggaagaaccaggaggattttgcctggtcacacaaagacatggctgggatagatcctgcagttatcagccatgtcctgaatatagacaaaacttttccacccgtgcaacaaaagagaaggctgctcgataaggatagatcgagagccttaaaagaagaagttgaaagattaaaggagaatgggttcatcacggtggcattttatccatcatgggtctccaatccagtgctggttcccaagccaaacagaaaatggcgaacctgcgtggattttacagacctcaataaagcctgcccaaaggactgcttcctactcccaagaattgaccagctggtcgatgcaactgcggggcacgagatcctctcgttcatggatgcatattcgggctacaaccagattagcatgcatccccccaaCGAGGAttacaccagctttcggaccgatacgggcctatactgttacaaagtaatgcccttcggactgaaaaacgcaggtgcgacttaccaacagctagtcaaccacatgtttaaggagctgatcagagtaaacatggagatatacgtggacgacatgctggtaaagtctaaaaaggcagaaggacatgtaagggatttacaagagtgctttgatgtattgaacaaataccaaatgaagttaaatcccctgaaatgttccttcggagttggatcagggaagtttttggggttcattgtaaattcaagaggaatcgaggccaactccgacaagataaaagccctgatcgacatgaaatcgccagaaaggatcaaagatgtacaaagtttaaccaggAGAATCGCatccctaagtagatttatttcgaagtcaacagacaatTGCGTCCCtctcttcaatctacttaggggaaataagaagtttgaatggacaggagactgcgagcaagcattccaggccttgaaaacccatatggcacaacctcccatcttatcaaagacaatcgaaggagaaactttgtttatttacctggcgattactgaaggtgctgctagcgcggtactagtgcgcgaggaagaaggcgtacaaaaagcagtctactatgtcagcaagagactgatcagggcagaattgagatatccaccaattgaaaggttagcatattgcttaatcctggcctctagaaagttacgcccctactttcaagcccatcctatcacagttttaactgaccagtcccttcggcaagtcctccaaaaaccaggagcggctggacgattattaaaatgggcaatcgaactagggcagttcgatataacttattcaccgtgagcggcagtaaaaggacaagtcttggccgatcttattgcagagttcaccgaactcccagacggcgaacagtgcgaacaacctaaagcgcctgagcctcaggacaaagctccttcatggaagttattcacagatggatcatccaacgaatcccacgctggagcggtgGTGATATTggtaatgccagaagggcatcgatttcactacgctattaggttcgacttcaccgcgtcaaataatgaagccgaatacgaagcactcctcgctgggttgagaatggcgaaagacatgagcataaagacgcttgatatttacagcgattcacagctggtggtgaatcaagttctaggagaatatcaagcgcgaggcttaaaaatggtggcctacttgaataaaaaaaaggacctgctagcccagttcacagagtacacccttcagcaaattccgcgggatcaaaattcaaacgcagacgccttagcaaaacttgcgagcgcgaaagatgctgacaccttgaacattgtgccaatagaaagactgagtgagccaagcatacaagcggttgagaccaatatggagattcgaatggaggatacgtggatggcaccttacttggagtatctgacaatcGGTGTGCTACCAgccgatagaaacaaagccagaactctacaaaggcgatcCCCTAgatacatattggtcgatggtattatgtaccgaagaggatattcaatgccactactcaaatgcgttacaccagaaaaatctaaggaactcatgaaagaggaacccaatttgacagttacttattcaccgacttctgcgaaaggcatggaattattaaaagcttttcttcagttgcacatccccaagaaaacgggcaggtcgaagccgtgaataaaactcttaaagataccctgaagaagaggcttgaagatgttaaaggggcatggccagagcaggtgcctgaagtcctctggtcatataaaacatctcaccgaacagcgacaggtcataccccattttccctagcttacagatatgaggctatgttacctgtcgagctaGACCCCCCATCACATCGACGTATAacgtacgaccaggaccagaacagccaactaatgatggagtccctagactcaattgacgagattaGGGAGAAGGCTCAaatccgagttgctgcttaccagcaaaaagtcgcccggtactttaactccaaagttaaagaaagaaaattcaacgtcggtgacttggtgctacgacgagttttcttaaacacccgcgacccactgctggagtactcggacctaattgggaaggaccttaccagattgaagaagtccttcatccaggcacctacaaacttgcacgcttaaacggagatcttgttccacgttattggaatggagaacacctgcgcaagtattatcagtgtacagtcctttttaaaggactggcttgtattaaattttactttttacaagttttgcaaagagggttagccatgctgtatggctaatcactcgtatatgtaagattctatttcagaatcactcgcaaagacatgtttagtccatttttaatacgagattataagggactgtgcgcaaccagtcattcttgccaacctttgtgaatttatatttacaagtatttgttcattacatgtgttgttttgctgtattacaagtattactttttcacccgagcagaaatgttcgaacaggtcatggtcaaggcaagtgaccaaggacctaaagctcctcgatcacttggggggcatataaggcacatcgatagcaaagcgtaccatgaggtacgtaaacacatgaacaaaatgagtgaaagcatgctaaggtacttagagtatttttcaaaatttatattttgttaaatcaagccaaagtactatgctaagttcggtcatacggacaaatgttataataaataaaaatgttatagcatcatgaagcaatcttttacaccgcaagcatcactgcttggatgtaactgttcagaTAATAGGAAAAGTTTGATGCCCGTGCAACAAATTCAAAAaaggtattgtctttacatcacgactcgtgggtcgtgtaatcaaaagaaagaaaaaataataataaaagctcaagaggcattaggagcaggagggtctttactagcattctgattggtcgcgtCCTCAATGACTCCTTCCTCTCCACCAGCAATGCTTGGAGAAGCAGGAATCCTTGCTctggcctcctcttcagccagttgagcagtgcagcgtgccagctcagcagtcctaacatcttctgaaagatagctgaagtcggcactctgattgtgtttccagaagttgtaaaaacactgGAGCGTTgtcttcttatacctttccagattcttggagttgtcaagcttcagctgctccacttggccctcaagagtagcgatggcctcgtccttggacttaagcACCTCACCCAGTCTCTTGACTTCGCGATactggactcggctggcctcctgatacTTCTCCCTCTGCTTTATTATTGCAGCCTTCAAAGCTTCAACCTCCGATAGCTTGgtcaccgcggcatccctctgctgaaccatcgcctccaactcctttgcatgcctggcctctgcagccgaaagttcctcggccgctttcacctggtgcctctcgatagcctttgcctGAGCCTGTttgatggtggcttgggtgcgggtacgagcagtagttgcagacagcaaagcctgaggacagaagataaagttagaacctgttgcaaagactaaaagactaaggccaaaaggataaagaagcacttacgctggctatttcattCAGGGTCCTGTTTAGAATTAGGTCGACCgccatactctctgcctcaaccattgcatccttgacgcggtcgTTCTTCCCGATGTGCGCAATgcggtctttggctgctcgtacgacacggctcgagagtttggccccaagagtttcttcccgcttgttttgttccctgCTGGGCGCAGTCGGAGGAGGGTTCATCGGAGCaggaggagtctccttctcagcaggggccgaaggatgagcagaagtttgcctagttggcacgtccttggaaggatcttctgttcgactctttttggcaggtccCTGGCTTGTCTCGCTGTTGTGTCTCCTTGATGACTTTcgccggagctgaggaacttcctcttcctcctcagcctggtataggtcgaagacgttgggagtggccatatctacacacaagtaaaaacatgcaaagagtaaagataaaggcagatgaagactctttatcaaacagaaaagaaggtcaaaaagttaatacccgagatacaactactggtcgctatactattgactctattagtcacacactcactatctggcatgaagaagtttggccctagatttggagtatatgtaaagttgccttccctgtcaaacaagtgacagggaattggcaagctatttaaaagcaaaataactttaccgttctcatcagaggattccctcaagtccacaactggctctttggccttttgtttcccttttccttggggagcagaaggcctttctgcggaaggattgcccatgggctccctgattgtaacccccgttggcctccttcggggaggggacgcaggaggttgctgttcgggaaccccctcggcagtggcatcggctaccacgggtcctcttatttcatggcgaggagccaggaggccagacagcctcaggttttcatcagtaaccagggacttgacgcttttttctgcgtctgtcatcctggcaaatgcattggacctcaacaccatgtctggtgttggggtcggacgtaaccatgggcctgaaagacaaagtatagtttgagaagaatgaagggagactCTTTGATTAAAAGCAGCGACGAGTAAAAGACAGCACTtgcctcctcgagcgaaggccaggttgttgctggttatgtccggagtaaggaagtactccttactgtactgccccacgttggatatatgcgtagtgtcactcaggaacgtccggtttgtctcctggtgacaaagatggaagaaacccatcccatattgttgcgggttggatttaaggtcgaaaagataattgacctcgtggggggtaggttctggccattttttaagtttgtacatgatatagagtgcggccagcattctatatccgtttggagtaatttggaagggggcaacatcgaaataattagccaccccctgataaaaaggatgtagagggaggaaagcccccgcctctatgtgataccgagactaggcgctgtatatacctccggggaggttagccctttggtctgcggcaagAATTCTAATggtaacccctgtgagaggatacttcctgaaatagttaacaaccatccgaggggtcactaggctggtcggggagatataccactcaacatcaggcagattctgatggtgagggcgggctctaatttggatgttagagtcaggaacaggattgtctcgaccgctggtcgagggaaccttAGCCTACgagtcaggctgggcaggagggtttggactatcatcggattcaggtcttttcttgcctacggatttggaacgggccatttgaggacgaggtctggaagaggatcgtgagaagggaatctcatggattcggtcggccggttgttcttcgccttcgagcagctgggcgagaagattgtcgtcgatgggccgttcacctccccacaaatctggcatcaaagtctgcaaacagaagaatggggaggtgaggataaagaatttttaaagaCTTTTTAGAAtggcgctggtcgagtataaaagccaagcttttatacaacaacattctaacaaaaagctaaatcctTCTACATGAACAgcttgagaaacagatcaaagggtgaaagtaaaaaggttttcaaaaaagctttttcaactccccttagggcgggaaaaacctaatTTCCAATTAgtctaaagatcgaatttttacttcgattttacgtcctaaaagtatgatcccgactattaaaccaactcgtaaccttttttgcctacaagacattctactcacaagcatctcaaaccggaagcagatgaactcaaacagtcaacatacagaagcatgcattatgaaaatttgaagcataaggattcaaaaacttaccaagaaaatggtcgtggagattggaaaagagtcttcggaaatcaaggaactctcggactgagtcttgaaaaCGCAAAAGAACGGTCTtcggagaagattaaagctctggttttttagggttttttgaGAAGGCGATggtgtgcgtaaaaagaaaaagggaagtttggagatgttatataagtttgtctgtggcataaaaaatgtgtaatcatcagtttccctttttcgaagtatggggaagcggaatagccGTCGAGTTATTACTAGgaaaccgaaaagtcatgattagacaggagtaggttgctttttccaagaacacacgaagggttctgacatgtatggcggggttaccgaagggtcgtttgctcaaaagtttatttattgctcgtaataaataaacttggggggcaaatgttatccaaaaaattggaattgatgaggtggcaagtaatccctggacacgtggctgacgcctggaagagctctgctagtgcatcgaccagaagacgtattagaggCAGTAAgtagcccagtcttacctgcgaccagtctggtcgatggatccgcatgcaatgtaatattactgtaaagatctttgtagatcctgAATTTAACTCAGataatctcctgaatatccgattatttaggatagaatatcggcaactaaatcttgtaatcccccttgagcctataaatagaaaaagatagctcaatggaggggacttttgggcttttgaattatttgagactaaaGTAATTCTCTtgggaatattgtattgttcttcagaggttagtgaaactcattgaacccttgttctttaaTTACTCccttgattcttatatcaataataatctaagtggacgtaggtcattaccagatcctgggaccgaaccactataaaatatcgtgttcttattacttttttgtcattcgattcttttcaacacattcattcatatcaagcatattctgactccgtgtcagttgaccaaaatctgggtcaacacacTATATCAACGACTTGCTCCCTTCCAATAGTCATCCTTCTTATCTCCAATTGTATTTCTACGACACAGAGCATGAATTACAAAATCGGATTTATGATTCAGACAGAATGGAGCCATCAATTGTAACCCAACTCATCAATATTCTTCAGATCAAtccttattccatttttttcgttaacttggAGATCTCCCTGATTTGGAAAAACAAATCATTCATATAAAAATAGATGTTGGGCTTGATCAACATGTATTCAATGCCCCTACATCCTCACAAGTTGCAGCGATATGGGTCGAAAATAATGACAGAGATCAACCAAGAGGACGTAACATTCTTGTGTATAACCATTCCGGTGGAAATCATAAAGTTCAGTATTAGTTTGGGTGTTATGATCCACTGCAATATCCAATATTATTTCCTTTCGGTGATACTGGTTGGCATCAAGGGATTCAAAGGATTAGAGGAAGCATATCAAAGTACAACGAAACAAACCCATCAATAAATCCTCAAGAATCAGCCACTGCAGAAGAACTACTTGCAACAAAAGAGCGAGGTTAGACTATagtattaaaaatttagaaaaatacaTTTAGTATATATACATCCAAGTTAGTAACATTTCCTTCACATTCATGTCGTGAATATTATTGCTACAAGTTGCAAATAAGAGAAAATGTCAGATCAATTTTGCTGCTTTCTGGTCGATTATTGCAGCAATTTGTAGTTGATATGTATGTGAAGATCGAGACCTCAAGACTAGATTATTTTAGAGGCAAGCAACAACATATTCAATTAGAGTTGTATCAAGGTATTGTTGATACAATTACGCTTGGGGAAACAAATCCTTCTAATGTTAGGAAACAGATTATACTCCCATCTTCTTTTATTGGAGGTCCAAGAGACATGAGAAAAAGATATATGGAAGCAATGTCTTTAGTTCAACGTTACGGCAAACCTGACATTTTCTTAATGATGACATGCAATCCAAATTGGCCAGAAATTACAAATGAACTAAGTCCACACGAGGGGAGTCAAAATAGACCTGATTTGGTTGCTCGAGTCTTTCATGCGAAATTGGAAGAATTAAAGGACCTGTTATTCAAAAGGCAAATATTCGGAAAAGTGTCAGCATATGTCTATGTTATTGAGCACCAAAAAAGGGGCCTTCCGCATGCCCACTTTTTAATTATCTTACAAAATGAGTGGAAACTCCATGCACCAGAATCTTTTGATGAGATCGTATCAGCAGAGATACCTGATAAAAATACAAACATCCACCTCCATAACGCAGTTGTGAAGCATATGATGCATGGACCATGTGGAGTATTGAATCCATCAAATGTTTGCATGAAAGGAAATCATGGATGCAAAAGTAATTATCCAAAGAATTATGCATCTGCAACAACTGTTGGAAACGATTGCTTCCCAATATATAGGCACTCAAACAATGGAATGACTGTGAAGGTCCGAGGACAGTATCTAGAAAATCGTTGGGTTATTCCATACAACCCGTATCTCCTTGCAACATTTGACTCTCACATTAATGCAGAGATTTGTTCTACAATAAAAGCAGTGAAATATCTTTACAAGTACATTTATAAAGGTCATGATCGTGTCGCTTTCAACTTGGTTTCTGAAACAAACAATCAACAAGTTGATGAAATCCAACAATTTCAGTCAGCCCGATGGATTGCTCCCCTAGAAGCAATGTGGAGAATATATGGATTTATTATCAATGAGATGTCCCCAGCAGTGTATAGTTTGCATTTACATCTGGAGGATCAACACCCGGTCACTTTCCAAGCAAACGACGATCTAATTAACATCCTCAATTTAGATCATTCTAGAAAAACTATgctaacacaattctttgcattaAATCGAGTAGATGAAAATGTAAAGAAATTACTGTACAAACAAATTCCAGAATATTATGTTTGGAACCATAAACACAAAGAATGGACTCCCCGAAAAATGAAAATAGTCAGAGGTCGTATTGTTACAGCAAATCCATTTGAGGGTGAACGTTATTTCATGCGGATATTGCTAAACCATGTAAGGGGACTGTTGTCCTTTGAAGATCTTAGAACAGTCGAGGGAATTTTGGCCCCCACATTTCGTGAGACAGCAACAATGCATGGTTTGTTACAAAGAGACATTAGCTTAGAAGACTGTTTACATGGGGCATCTTTATATCAAATGCCATCCAGTTTGAGGCGACTGTTCGCAAAAATATTGGTATATTGTAATCCAACTAATCCAAGAGATCTTTGGGAACGTTTTGAGGAAGATATGTCAATTGATTTCAAATCTTCAGAAGATTCTACATCGACTGCAAGATATCATGTATTAAGGTCAATCTCTTCTGCAATTGAATCAATGGGGAAAAACATTAACTCTTACCATCTTCTTGATGAAGACATTTCTTTCGATGGAAATGAATTTCAATCTAGAGAAATCGATGATGAGTTGGGTGTTGAAATTCCAGAAGAAGATATTACATCTTCAAGATCACTTAATAGCGAGCAACAACAAGTGTATAATGTAGTGTTGGAAAAAGTTTTATCAAACCAAAATGTTGCATTCTTTGTAGATGGCCCAGGTGGGACAGGGAAGACATTCCTATACAGGGCACTTCTGGCAATAGTACGATCAAGAAACTTGGTAGCACTTTCAACTGCTTCATTAGGTGTGGCTGCATCTATGCTTCTAGGAGGTCGAACAGCTCACTCACGCTTTAAGCTTCCACTTGATACTGACGAAAAAACCACATGTTGTGTGAGCAAACAAAGTGCACTTGCAAACCTTCTTCGTGCAGCAAAATTAATAATATAGGATGAGGCACCAATGACAAGAAAGCAACACATAGAGGCATTAGACAAAATGCTACGAGACATCAATGATTCTGACGTAACCTTCGGTGGAAAGGTTGTTGTTTTCGGGGGAGATTTTCGAAAAGTATTGCCTGTGGTCCGTAAAGGAACTAGACAAGAGCAGGTTAATTCCAGTCTGGTTCATTCTTACTTGTGGCCTACATTGACTAAGTTTCGACTAACTGAAAATATGCGAGCAAGACTAGATCCAATGTTTTCAAATTATGTGTTAGCAGCAGGTAATGGATTGCCACCCACCACAAAAGATGAAATCATCAAAATACCAAATGGGATGCT from Humulus lupulus chromosome 5, drHumLupu1.1, whole genome shotgun sequence encodes the following:
- the LOC133779482 gene encoding uncharacterized protein LOC133779482 is translated as MTRKQHIEALDKMLRDINDSDVTFGGKVVVFGGDFRKVLPVVRKGTRQEQVNSSLVHSYLWPTLTKFRLTENMRARLDPMFSNYVLAAGNGLPPTTKDEIIKIPNGMLVPYDDDKTSLDHLIQDVFHNIQDYSGNMSTMMNRAILTPKNSFVDEINALLIQRFPGEAQRYYSVDETIDKTEQSFMEDF
- the LOC133779481 gene encoding uncharacterized protein LOC133779481; translation: MYVKIETSRLDYFRGKQQHIQLELYQGIVDTITLGETNPSNVRKQIILPSSFIGGPRDMRKRYMEAMSLVQRYGKPDIFLMMTCNPNWPEITNELSPHEGSQNRPDLVARVFHAKLEELKDLLFKRQIFGKVSAYVYVIEHQKRGLPHAHFLIILQNEWKLHAPESFDEIVSAEIPDKNTNIHLHNAVVKHMMHGPCGVLNPSNVCMKGNHGCKSNYPKNYASATTVGNDCFPIYRHSNNGMTVKVRGQYLENRWVIPYNPYLLATFDSHINAEICSTIKAVKYLYKYIYKGHDRVAFNLVSETNNQQVDEIQQFQSARWIAPLEAMWRIYGFIINEMSPAVYSLHLHLEDQHPVTFQANDDLINILNLDHSRKTMLTQFFALNRVDENVKKLLYKQIPEYYVWNHKHKEWTPRKMKIVRGRIVTANPFEGERYFMRILLNHVRGLLSFEDLRTVEGILAPTFRETATMHGLLQRDISLEDCLHGASLYQMPSSLRRLFAKILVYCNPTNPRDLWERFEEDMSIDFKSSEDSTSTARYHVLRSISSAIESMGKNINSYHLLDEDISFDGNEFQSREIDDELGVEIPEEDITSSRSLNSEQQQVYNVVLEKVLSNQNVAFFVDGPGGTGKTFLYRALLAIVRSRNLVALSTASLGVAASMLLGGRTAHSRFKLPLDTDEKTTCCVSKQSALANLLRAAKLII